From one Ignavibacteria bacterium genomic stretch:
- a CDS encoding ABC transporter permease: MIPIVTLTWKRLKKNKGALAGLITICIMSAMAIFAPWITPFEPTTQILEYSVKPAGFRGNILLKHNPANPNVPSVIAVSDFTISGDTVHYHDPSGEPYRIALKQLAGTSQDDWHHRPLFLLGTDRFGRDVFSRLIYGLRVSLTVGLIAQAIALLIGVTLGAFAGYFRGWVDDGVMWVVNVVWSFPALLLVIAFSVILGKGYWQTFVAIGMSSWVDIARIVRGQFFSIREAEYVEATRAFGFGAVRTILRHMLPNAAGPVIVLTTAGFATAIIAEASLSFIGLGVQPPMSSLGQMIKDGYGYIALGTNWGLTVFPAAAMAIAVIAVNLLGDGLRDALDPRTTQR, translated from the coding sequence ATGATTCCTATCGTAACGCTTACGTGGAAACGACTGAAAAAAAATAAAGGGGCTTTGGCAGGCTTGATAACAATATGTATCATGTCAGCAATGGCCATCTTTGCTCCATGGATAACACCATTTGAACCCACCACTCAAATTCTTGAATACAGTGTTAAGCCGGCTGGGTTTAGGGGAAACATTCTGTTAAAACACAACCCTGCAAATCCCAACGTACCCAGTGTTATAGCTGTCAGCGACTTCACGATATCCGGCGATACCGTCCACTACCACGATCCTTCGGGAGAACCATACCGTATCGCCCTGAAGCAGCTTGCGGGAACGTCGCAGGACGACTGGCACCACCGGCCCCTGTTCCTGCTCGGCACTGATCGTTTTGGTCGTGACGTGTTCAGCAGACTGATTTATGGTTTGCGGGTATCGCTGACCGTTGGGCTCATCGCCCAGGCTATCGCACTCCTGATAGGCGTTACGCTTGGTGCCTTTGCCGGATATTTCAGGGGCTGGGTTGATGACGGTGTAATGTGGGTTGTGAACGTTGTCTGGTCATTCCCCGCCCTTCTCCTTGTGATTGCATTCAGCGTTATTCTGGGCAAGGGCTACTGGCAGACCTTTGTTGCCATTGGCATGAGTTCCTGGGTTGACATTGCAAGGATTGTCCGCGGACAGTTCTTCTCCATCCGAGAAGCTGAGTATGTAGAAGCCACACGTGCATTTGGTTTTGGTGCAGTCCGCACCATCCTCCGTCACATGCTGCCCAATGCCGCCGGACCTGTGATTGTGCTAACGACTGCCGGGTTTGCCACTGCCATCATTGCCGAAGCATCACTCTCGTTTATCGGTCTTGGCGTCCAGCCACCGATGTCGTCACTCGGACAAATGATCAAGGATGGGTACGGATACATAGCACTTGGAACAAACTGGGGCCTTACGGTTTTCCCTGCTGCTGCCATGGCAATTGCCGTAATTGCCGTTAACCTTTTGGGCGATGGTTTGCGTGACGCACTGGATCCTCGCACAACACAACGATAG
- a CDS encoding ABC transporter permease: protein MKLFQLLANALSLRQLLYTLAVLLGVVILTFFIRPPGDPVRVALGQHADSVSVANLQKQLGLDKPLAIQMLHYIGNLTAGDMGRSLVTGRPVAETIADRLPATALLATTSMLIATVLGIILGVWAAWRANSWLDTSLMGSSLLGISVPSFVVGLLFILVFSVILEWFPISGYIDRGWEYLTLPMITLAIRPLSVIARITRSSMLDVLGMDYVRTARAKGLSNVKVFFRHALRNALNPVVTTVSAWFAGLLAGTYFIEMVFNWPGIGLAAFNAIEKLDYPVIQGTVLITAVIFVITNLVTDIINALLDPKVRVR from the coding sequence ATGAAACTCTTCCAACTACTGGCAAATGCCCTTTCACTCCGACAGTTGTTGTACACACTTGCCGTACTCCTTGGAGTTGTAATACTAACGTTCTTTATCAGACCACCGGGTGACCCTGTACGGGTTGCTCTTGGACAGCATGCAGACTCTGTGAGCGTGGCGAACCTTCAGAAACAGCTGGGTCTGGACAAGCCCCTTGCCATTCAAATGCTACACTACATAGGCAACCTGACTGCTGGCGACATGGGTCGGAGTCTTGTTACCGGCAGACCGGTAGCTGAAACCATTGCCGACCGTTTGCCGGCTACGGCACTGCTTGCCACCACATCGATGCTCATAGCCACAGTTCTTGGTATTATACTGGGTGTGTGGGCAGCATGGAGGGCCAACTCGTGGCTCGACACCTCGCTGATGGGGTCATCGCTGCTGGGGATTAGTGTTCCCTCGTTTGTTGTTGGGCTGCTGTTCATCCTGGTGTTCTCGGTTATCCTGGAGTGGTTTCCTATCAGCGGATATATTGATCGTGGATGGGAATACCTTACCCTGCCTATGATCACACTTGCCATTCGGCCATTGAGCGTGATTGCACGCATCACCCGTTCCAGCATGCTGGATGTTTTAGGGATGGACTACGTACGCACCGCCCGGGCGAAAGGCTTATCTAACGTCAAGGTGTTTTTCAGGCATGCCCTGCGAAACGCTCTCAATCCTGTTGTCACCACCGTTAGCGCATGGTTTGCCGGCCTTCTTGCCGGCACCTACTTTATCGAAATGGTTTTTAACTGGCCGGGAATCGGCCTGGCAGCATTTAATGCCATCGAAAAACTCGACTATCCGGTTATTCAGGGTACGGTGCTGATAACTGCGGTGATTTTCGTTATTACCAACTTAGTCACCGATATTATTAACGCCCTGCTCGATCCGAAAGTGAGGGTGCGATGA
- a CDS encoding glutamate racemase, protein MPEELQPIGVFDSGLGGLTVLRKLMMHLPNERFVYLGDTARVPYGNKSAETVRKYAAECAAFLLDHDVKLIVIACNTVSAVALESLRYHLPVPVLGVIEPAARQAAQVSPSGRIGIVGTRATIASGVYEQGIHAHRSDAAVMSQACPLFVPLVEEGWLDTDATRLVARTYLNPLLAQRIDTLVLGCTHYPLLSPLIQEMAPGVRLIDCGEAASVQAAQTLNVAWINGVTDTTRSFAQLYLTDYTPTFQLIARELLGMNVQEPTRVTLSEYSLPDAP, encoded by the coding sequence ATGCCGGAAGAACTACAACCCATTGGTGTATTTGACTCGGGCCTTGGCGGTCTTACCGTACTGCGGAAGCTTATGATGCACCTTCCGAATGAACGGTTTGTGTACTTGGGCGACACTGCCCGCGTACCGTACGGTAACAAGAGCGCCGAAACCGTCCGCAAATACGCAGCCGAATGTGCGGCGTTTTTACTTGACCATGACGTTAAACTCATTGTGATTGCCTGTAATACTGTCTCCGCTGTTGCACTGGAGTCTCTCAGGTATCACCTTCCTGTACCCGTGCTTGGAGTTATCGAACCTGCAGCAAGGCAGGCCGCCCAGGTTAGCCCGAGCGGACGTATCGGCATTGTTGGAACCAGGGCCACGATTGCCTCCGGAGTGTATGAACAGGGTATTCACGCTCACCGCAGCGATGCCGCGGTTATGAGCCAGGCATGTCCGCTCTTCGTTCCCCTTGTTGAGGAAGGATGGCTTGATACCGATGCAACACGACTGGTTGCCAGAACCTATCTGAATCCTCTGCTGGCACAGCGCATTGATACCCTTGTGCTTGGATGCACTCACTATCCGCTACTCTCACCGCTGATTCAGGAGATGGCCCCCGGTGTTCGGCTTATTGACTGCGGCGAAGCAGCCTCAGTACAGGCAGCACAAACACTTAATGTAGCTTGGATCAATGGAGTTACGGATACAACGCGATCTTTTGCTCAGCTGTATCTTACAGACTATACGCCAACCTTTCAGCTTATTGCCCGTGAGCTCCTGGGCATGAACGTTCAGGAGCCTACCCGCGTAACCCTGTCGGAATACTCATTGCCGGACGCACCATGA
- a CDS encoding HAMP domain-containing protein, translating to MNLTLRMRLSLMYGAVAAITTVAFAFIAYYTVMDELQNNLDASLLRAGNGLLAVVQREHTQQNRPLQPVKQRRRDSPDNVFEFLQRSSLREFVGPIPVTDDVFEQPPDPVWSAVYEHVLLNASSFLLQVRSAKGDIVWKSDNLLTDSLPSLRSLLPTGKGDSNRVWSWFEQDGIRYRIVVIGSSIAEVATAYPVGEIDLILVRLFKLVQWGFPVTIVVSMFIGWLLARRALKPVDRVVRSARRITAENLSERLPVPPANDEIGRLVETLNSMIARLQQSFEQVRQFTSDASHELKTPLAIMMGELEVALRNKNVGVEARAILTSCLEEVERLTHVVQGLLELSRAESGQVVIEKVPVDFSVMIADVADVIERLATRKQITLHVAIQPDLIVTGDALRLRQAVLNIVENAVKYTPAGGTVHITLLAEFNDVILRVSDTGIGIPESKLPFIFDRFYRVDQARSQDVSGTGLGLSIVRWIVDEHHGRIQVESTEGKGTTFSMVLPRTV from the coding sequence GTGAACCTCACCCTACGAATGCGGTTATCACTGATGTACGGGGCTGTGGCAGCCATCACAACGGTTGCCTTTGCCTTTATTGCGTATTACACAGTGATGGACGAGCTGCAGAATAATCTGGATGCTTCGTTGCTGCGGGCAGGCAACGGCTTACTTGCCGTAGTGCAGCGTGAGCACACACAACAGAACAGGCCACTCCAGCCGGTAAAGCAGCGTCGGAGGGATAGCCCCGACAATGTTTTTGAGTTTTTGCAACGATCGTCGCTACGGGAGTTCGTGGGTCCGATCCCTGTGACGGATGATGTTTTTGAGCAGCCACCCGACCCGGTATGGAGTGCCGTATATGAACACGTATTGTTGAATGCAAGTTCATTTTTATTACAGGTTCGATCGGCAAAAGGTGACATCGTCTGGAAATCCGACAACCTGCTTACTGATTCGCTGCCGTCACTTCGCAGTTTGCTGCCAACAGGGAAGGGAGATTCAAACCGGGTTTGGTCATGGTTTGAACAGGATGGAATTCGATATCGAATTGTTGTCATCGGAAGTTCGATAGCTGAAGTGGCTACCGCATACCCGGTTGGCGAAATTGATTTAATTCTGGTTCGGCTATTCAAGCTTGTACAATGGGGCTTCCCGGTAACGATTGTCGTCAGTATGTTTATCGGGTGGCTTCTGGCACGCAGGGCGTTGAAACCGGTGGACAGGGTGGTGAGGAGTGCGCGCAGGATAACGGCTGAAAACTTGTCGGAACGATTACCGGTACCGCCTGCGAACGATGAGATAGGCCGGCTTGTTGAAACACTGAACAGTATGATAGCGCGCCTCCAGCAATCGTTCGAACAGGTGCGTCAGTTTACATCAGATGCATCGCATGAATTAAAAACCCCGCTGGCAATAATGATGGGCGAGCTGGAGGTTGCCCTCCGAAATAAAAACGTGGGGGTGGAGGCCCGGGCAATCCTAACCAGTTGTCTGGAAGAAGTTGAGCGTTTAACGCACGTGGTACAGGGTCTTCTGGAACTGTCACGTGCAGAGTCGGGACAGGTTGTTATCGAGAAGGTGCCAGTTGATTTTTCGGTTATGATTGCCGATGTTGCCGATGTGATTGAACGGCTGGCAACGCGAAAGCAGATTACGCTGCACGTTGCCATTCAGCCTGACCTGATTGTTACCGGTGATGCGCTTCGACTACGGCAGGCTGTTTTGAATATTGTCGAGAACGCTGTAAAGTACACGCCAGCCGGTGGGACTGTTCATATTACGTTGCTTGCAGAGTTTAATGACGTGATTTTGCGCGTGAGTGATACCGGCATTGGAATTCCTGAAAGCAAGCTTCCGTTTATCTTCGACAGGTTTTACCGGGTTGATCAGGCACGGTCGCAGGATGTCTCTGGTACCGGCCTCGGCCTAAGTATCGTCCGCTGGATTGTTGATGAACATCACGGACGCATACAGGTTGAGAGTACCGAGGGCAAGGGTACAACCTTTAGCATGGTGCTGCCAAGAACAGTGTAA